One window of the Pseudomonas lurida genome contains the following:
- a CDS encoding DUF3094 family protein encodes MTSRLNPDDQQHVEEYLQLSQNRVERKPFRPWLLLGVVLVVVIGLGLLSRLLSYLTL; translated from the coding sequence ATGACCAGCCGCCTGAACCCCGATGACCAACAGCATGTCGAAGAGTACCTGCAACTCTCCCAGAACCGAGTCGAGCGCAAGCCTTTCCGGCCGTGGCTGCTCCTTGGTGTGGTGCTGGTAGTGGTGATCGGCCTTGGCTTGCTGAGCCGACTTTTGAGTTACCTGACGCTATGA
- a CDS encoding DUF1780 domain-containing protein: protein MDDSDYLRLLTVAAEQANAFLSNARKWERERWVCQRLLQGLNVPYRAEEFHAAGQEPPDVLFRDASFEVFFVLDEGRRLNDEWRDELLRRRSAFSLSQLVRREAKPRRIPAHEFLLRLAPTLRKKAHNYKERGMDLGELDIVAFTSLKREVLDLNSHFPPPTEYLRQGWRSLSLVGPTFARVLFAHPDAPDFLRNNLGRSIVFDVGISL, encoded by the coding sequence ATGGATGACTCAGATTACTTGCGCCTGCTCACCGTAGCGGCCGAACAAGCCAACGCATTCTTGTCCAATGCCCGCAAATGGGAGCGTGAGCGTTGGGTCTGCCAGCGCCTGCTGCAAGGCTTGAACGTGCCCTACCGTGCCGAAGAATTCCACGCCGCCGGTCAAGAGCCGCCGGACGTGCTGTTTCGCGATGCCAGCTTCGAGGTGTTTTTCGTGCTGGACGAGGGTCGCCGCCTGAATGACGAGTGGCGCGACGAGTTGCTGCGCCGACGCAGCGCCTTCTCCCTGAGCCAACTGGTACGGCGCGAGGCCAAGCCGCGACGCATCCCGGCCCATGAGTTTTTACTGCGCCTGGCGCCCACGCTGCGCAAGAAGGCCCATAACTACAAGGAACGCGGGATGGACCTGGGGGAGCTGGATATCGTCGCCTTCACCAGCCTCAAGCGTGAAGTGCTCGACCTCAATAGCCACTTCCCGCCGCCGACGGAATACCTGCGCCAGGGCTGGCGCTCGTTGTCACTGGTGGGGCCGACCTTTGCACGGGTGTTGTTCGCCCACCCGGACGCCCCGGATTTCTTGCGCAACAACCTGGGCCGCAGCATAGTGTTCGACGTGGGCATCAGCCTCTGA
- a CDS encoding FAD/FMN-containing dehydrogenase: protein MKFLAVVLLGLLPVWAQAIEVGERLAPWTLLDQFDQAYTLDNQAQVLLVARSMDAAKQVDAALQGQPKGYLEARHAVFVADIQRMPRLIAKLFAVPAMQSYSYRVMLDRDARIAPRYPGAVDKVLWLQLDNGKLVAQHEYSSAADLRQALEQVKP, encoded by the coding sequence GTGAAGTTTCTAGCCGTGGTTTTATTGGGGCTGTTGCCCGTGTGGGCCCAGGCCATTGAAGTGGGCGAACGCCTGGCCCCTTGGACCTTGTTGGATCAATTTGACCAGGCTTACACCTTGGATAACCAGGCGCAGGTCTTGCTGGTTGCGCGCAGCATGGACGCCGCCAAGCAGGTGGATGCGGCGCTGCAGGGCCAACCCAAAGGCTATCTCGAGGCGCGACACGCCGTGTTTGTCGCTGATATCCAGCGCATGCCGCGCCTGATCGCCAAGCTGTTTGCCGTGCCGGCCATGCAGTCCTACAGCTACCGGGTCATGCTGGACCGTGATGCACGCATCGCGCCGCGTTATCCGGGGGCTGTGGATAAAGTGCTGTGGCTGCAACTGGATAACGGCAAGCTGGTCGCCCAGCACGAATACAGCTCGGCTGCAGATCTGCGCCAGGCCCTGGAGCAGGTGAAGCCGTGA
- a CDS encoding energy-coupling factor ABC transporter permease — translation MISAAVLAPATLGIGWLLYAPVVVWALLRSPWVELFADRRRQHLLFGTVFALFMLWLVRRDFDTGVSYHFIGMTAVTLLLDWPLAMVGGFAAQVGLMLLGRQDLAALGINGLLLIVLPVLVTEACALLVERAQPRNPFVYIFCSGFFAAALSALLCLLAGLGLLWFDGRFAMPEWLEDFVGYLWLIIFPEAFINGMVISALVVFCPEWLETFNRTRYLSAPWKDDDSQR, via the coding sequence GTGATCAGTGCGGCCGTGTTGGCGCCGGCAACCCTCGGCATCGGCTGGCTGCTCTATGCACCTGTAGTGGTGTGGGCCCTCCTGCGTTCACCCTGGGTCGAGCTATTCGCCGACCGGCGGCGCCAGCACTTACTGTTCGGCACCGTGTTTGCGTTGTTCATGCTGTGGCTCGTGCGGCGGGATTTTGATACGGGGGTGTCCTACCACTTCATTGGCATGACCGCCGTGACCCTGCTGCTGGATTGGCCACTCGCAATGGTCGGCGGCTTTGCCGCCCAGGTGGGCTTGATGCTGTTGGGGCGCCAGGACCTCGCGGCCCTGGGTATCAACGGCCTGCTGCTGATCGTGCTGCCGGTGCTGGTCACCGAAGCCTGCGCGTTGCTGGTCGAACGCGCGCAACCGCGCAATCCCTTCGTGTATATCTTCTGCTCCGGATTTTTCGCGGCGGCGCTGTCGGCCTTGCTCTGTCTGTTGGCCGGGCTGGGGCTTCTGTGGTTCGACGGCCGTTTCGCCATGCCGGAATGGCTGGAGGATTTCGTCGGCTACCTGTGGCTGATCATCTTTCCCGAAGCGTTCATCAACGGCATGGTGATCAGCGCGCTGGTGGTGTTTTGCCCAGAATGGCTGGAGACCTTCAACCGTACTCGCTACTTGTCGGCCCCCTGGAAGGACGACGATTCACAGCGTTGA
- the yacG gene encoding DNA gyrase inhibitor YacG: MSQPLTVDCPTCGAPVEWKATNLNRPFCSDRCKLIDLGAWAAEEHKIPVAPDAEDELFSEDLPQRH; the protein is encoded by the coding sequence ATGAGCCAACCCTTGACCGTCGATTGCCCAACCTGCGGTGCCCCCGTGGAATGGAAAGCGACCAACCTCAACCGGCCGTTCTGCTCGGACCGCTGCAAACTCATCGACCTGGGCGCCTGGGCCGCTGAAGAACACAAGATTCCCGTGGCCCCGGACGCAGAAGACGAGCTGTTTTCCGAAGACCTGCCGCAGCGCCACTAA
- the coaE gene encoding dephospho-CoA kinase (Dephospho-CoA kinase (CoaE) performs the final step in coenzyme A biosynthesis.), which translates to MTTSVATPWILGLTGGIGSGKSAAAQHFIDLGIDLVDADHAARWVVEPGRPALASIAEHFGASVLQPDGQLDRGALRKLIFEVPEERRWLEALLHPLIGEEIRSHLARAKSPYAILVSPLLIESGQYSMTQRILVIDVPQSLQIQRTLQRDGINEQQVHAILKAQSSREDRLNHADDVLVNDRDLAWLHSEVERLHHFYLTLRGGRS; encoded by the coding sequence ATGACCACTTCTGTTGCAACACCCTGGATTCTTGGCCTCACCGGCGGCATCGGCAGCGGTAAAAGCGCGGCGGCCCAGCACTTCATCGACCTGGGTATCGACCTGGTGGACGCCGACCACGCCGCCCGCTGGGTGGTCGAGCCTGGTCGGCCGGCACTGGCGAGTATTGCCGAGCACTTTGGTGCCAGCGTGCTGCAGCCTGACGGCCAGCTGGACCGCGGCGCATTGCGCAAGCTGATCTTTGAAGTGCCCGAAGAGCGCCGCTGGCTCGAAGCCTTGCTGCACCCACTGATTGGCGAAGAAATTCGCAGCCACCTGGCGCGCGCGAAGTCACCCTACGCGATATTGGTGTCGCCGCTGCTGATCGAATCAGGCCAGTACAGCATGACCCAGCGCATCCTGGTGATCGACGTGCCGCAATCGCTGCAGATTCAGCGTACCCTGCAGCGCGATGGCATCAACGAACAGCAGGTACACGCGATTCTCAAGGCCCAGTCCAGCCGGGAAGATCGCCTGAACCATGCCGATGACGTGCTGGTCAACGACCGGGACCTCGCCTGGCTGCACAGCGAGGTCGAACGACTGCATCACTTTTACCTTACTTTGCGTGGAGGCCGATCATGA
- a CDS encoding prepilin peptidase, whose protein sequence is MSLLLAGHPWAFIALASVLGLIVGSFLNVLVWRLPKMLEREWRAQAHEVLGLPAEPAGPTYNLMHPNSCCPQCNHPIRPRENIPLLSYLFLRGRCAQCQKAISVRYPLTELACGLISAWVAWHFGFGWPAGAVLVLSWGLLAMSLIDADHQLLPDVLVMPLLWLGLIVNGFGLLTTLPDALWGAVIGYMSLWSVFWLFKLVTGKDGMGHGDFKLLALLGAWGGWQILPMTLLMSSLVGVFVGLILMRLRKAQASAPMPFGPYLAIAGWIALLWGGQITDFYLQSVGFR, encoded by the coding sequence TTGAGCCTGCTGCTGGCTGGCCACCCCTGGGCATTTATTGCGCTGGCGTCAGTGCTGGGACTGATCGTCGGCAGTTTTCTCAACGTACTGGTGTGGCGCCTGCCAAAGATGCTCGAACGGGAATGGCGTGCGCAGGCCCACGAAGTACTCGGCTTGCCCGCTGAACCTGCCGGCCCGACCTACAACCTGATGCACCCCAACTCCTGCTGCCCGCAGTGCAACCATCCGATACGCCCGAGGGAAAACATCCCACTGCTCAGCTACCTGTTTCTGCGAGGCCGCTGCGCCCAATGCCAAAAGGCAATCAGCGTCCGTTATCCGCTCACTGAACTGGCGTGCGGGTTGATCTCGGCCTGGGTTGCCTGGCATTTCGGCTTTGGCTGGCCAGCGGGCGCGGTGCTGGTACTGAGTTGGGGGTTGTTGGCGATGAGCCTGATCGATGCCGATCACCAACTGTTGCCGGATGTGCTGGTGATGCCGCTGCTGTGGCTGGGGCTGATCGTCAACGGGTTCGGACTGCTGACGACACTGCCCGATGCCCTGTGGGGCGCGGTGATCGGGTACATGAGCCTGTGGAGCGTGTTCTGGCTGTTCAAGCTGGTTACCGGCAAGGACGGCATGGGCCATGGTGACTTCAAGCTGCTGGCGCTGCTCGGTGCCTGGGGCGGCTGGCAGATCCTGCCGATGACGCTGTTGATGTCGTCGCTGGTAGGTGTGTTCGTGGGCTTGATCCTGATGCGCCTGCGCAAGGCCCAGGCATCGGCACCGATGCCATTTGGTCCGTATCTGGCGATTGCCGGCTGGATTGCATTGCTCTGGGGTGGTCAAATAACCGACTTCTATTTGCAGTCTGTCGGTTTCAGATGA
- a CDS encoding type II secretion system F family protein: MDNASTLYAWEGINRKGRRVSGQTTGHSVARVKVQLRQQGISPGHVRKKSPVLPSFVPSIKPADITLFTRQLATLLKAGIPLLQAFDVIGEGFDNRPMRKLVQGLKQAIAAGTSLAEALRKQPHYFDALYCNLVAAGEQAGALETLLERVAIHREKSEQLKARIKKAMTYPITVLVVASLVTGVLLVHVVPQFQTLFAGVDGKLPGFTLQVIALSEFMQKAWWIIALGILAAGLGLRHAYRTFADVRAWLDSCLLKTPLAGKLLSKSAVARYARTLSTTFAAGVPLVQALDSVAGAAGSGPFRQAIEHMRRDVATGMQLNQSMVASGLFPRMAIQMTAIGEESGTLDSMLEKVASHYEADVDNVVDNLTNLMEPLIMVVLGGIVGALVVAMYLPVFQLGSAF; this comes from the coding sequence ATGGACAACGCTTCAACGCTCTACGCCTGGGAAGGCATCAACCGCAAAGGACGCAGGGTGTCCGGGCAGACCACCGGGCACAGCGTTGCAAGGGTCAAGGTTCAGTTACGCCAACAGGGCATCAGCCCTGGGCATGTGCGCAAGAAATCCCCAGTGCTGCCGAGCTTCGTACCCTCGATCAAGCCGGCGGACATCACCCTGTTCACGCGCCAACTGGCTACGCTGCTCAAGGCCGGGATTCCTCTCCTGCAAGCCTTCGACGTCATCGGTGAAGGTTTCGACAACCGGCCCATGCGTAAGCTGGTGCAAGGGTTGAAACAGGCGATTGCCGCCGGCACCAGCCTTGCCGAGGCGCTGCGCAAGCAACCTCATTATTTCGACGCGCTGTACTGCAACCTGGTAGCCGCCGGCGAACAGGCCGGAGCCCTTGAAACCTTGCTGGAACGCGTGGCAATCCACCGAGAGAAGAGCGAACAGCTAAAGGCCAGGATCAAAAAAGCCATGACCTATCCGATCACCGTGCTGGTGGTCGCCAGTCTCGTCACCGGCGTGCTGCTGGTCCACGTCGTGCCACAGTTCCAGACGCTGTTCGCCGGCGTCGACGGCAAGCTGCCTGGCTTCACATTGCAGGTGATCGCCCTTTCCGAATTCATGCAGAAAGCCTGGTGGATCATCGCGCTGGGCATTCTTGCGGCAGGCTTGGGGTTGCGCCACGCCTACCGTACCTTCGCCGATGTTCGTGCCTGGCTGGACAGCTGTTTGTTGAAAACGCCCCTGGCAGGCAAACTGCTGAGCAAATCCGCCGTGGCCCGCTACGCCCGCACGCTTTCCACCACGTTTGCCGCCGGCGTTCCGTTGGTGCAGGCGCTGGACTCGGTGGCCGGGGCCGCCGGTTCAGGGCCGTTCAGACAGGCAATCGAACATATGCGACGCGACGTAGCGACGGGCATGCAATTGAATCAATCCATGGTCGCCAGCGGCCTGTTTCCCCGCATGGCGATCCAGATGACAGCCATCGGCGAAGAATCAGGCACGCTGGACAGCATGCTGGAAAAGGTCGCCAGCCATTACGAGGCCGATGTGGATAACGTGGTCGATAACCTCACCAACCTTATGGAGCCGCTGATTATGGTGGTACTGGGAGGGATCGTCGGCGCACTGGTGGTCGCGATGTATTTACCGGTATTCCAGTTGGGGAGCGCATTTTGA
- a CDS encoding pilin, whose translation MRQKGFTLIELLIVVAIIGILATIGLPMYTTHQAKAKFTAGLAEISALKAGYEDTLNQGTVPTLALIGGTSPTANCKIEVTGDVATGTGAIRCELLDAPAPVLGKTISLTRSATTGWKCTTTAEANYVAKGCGADGA comes from the coding sequence ATACGTCAAAAAGGTTTTACCCTGATCGAGCTGTTGATCGTCGTGGCAATCATCGGCATTTTGGCCACCATTGGCCTGCCCATGTACACCACCCACCAGGCCAAGGCCAAGTTCACCGCCGGCCTGGCAGAGATCTCCGCCTTGAAGGCCGGGTACGAGGACACCCTCAACCAGGGCACCGTGCCCACCCTTGCATTGATTGGCGGTACCAGCCCGACAGCCAACTGCAAGATCGAGGTGACGGGGGATGTTGCCACGGGCACGGGCGCTATCCGTTGCGAACTGCTCGACGCACCGGCACCGGTGCTGGGCAAGACCATCAGCCTGACGCGCAGCGCCACCACCGGTTGGAAATGCACCACCACCGCTGAGGCCAACTATGTCGCCAAAGGCTGCGGCGCCGACGGCGCATAA
- a CDS encoding O-antigen ligase family protein, which translates to MAISLEQRGSIFLVAVVCLLIIGICAPFGGHDLQRVMQVTIGVCAVLYGLSFSRAEQLVDRPTALGLALVVALGLVSSMLARQPLWALVEVAVFVSCGAIAMAFALLRRQGGEPLDRALILVVVLLCLIKSIQYLHAGALAFTSAARTLDPDVLLSGFSNKRFYGQFQTFTLPLLALPLLIPALSRSLKGAVFVLLCVWWMIAIGGGTRGTWLGMGAAGVVVSVLGPWGRRWLGWQLAAVLGGLLLYWLLFTVLADYLGIQILNDARDRLTTSLSGRGPIWWQAWHMLVERPWLGFGPMHFADIANEIAAHPHQAILQWASEWGVPSALCVAVLAWRGGWATFGLLRKRGQCAERADLMRLCLFAALVGALVQSMVDGVIVMPNSQVWLALVVGWLMALHVWRAPLAAELPLAWRAWKILSVLAVGLLIVIAARDVPHIKQAQQQYLDSHGGWLQPRFWAQGVIAR; encoded by the coding sequence ATGGCGATATCTTTAGAGCAACGCGGCAGTATTTTTCTGGTAGCAGTGGTATGCCTGCTGATCATCGGGATATGTGCACCGTTCGGTGGGCATGATTTACAGCGGGTCATGCAGGTCACCATCGGGGTCTGTGCGGTGTTGTATGGGCTGTCATTCAGCCGTGCTGAACAGCTGGTAGACCGGCCCACCGCACTTGGCCTGGCGTTGGTCGTTGCGCTGGGCCTGGTGTCGTCAATGCTGGCCCGCCAGCCGCTCTGGGCGCTTGTCGAAGTGGCCGTGTTCGTCAGCTGTGGGGCGATCGCCATGGCGTTTGCCTTGCTGCGTCGTCAGGGGGGCGAGCCGCTGGATCGCGCCTTGATACTGGTGGTGGTGCTGCTATGCCTGATCAAGTCGATTCAATACCTGCATGCGGGCGCGCTCGCGTTTACCAGTGCCGCACGGACACTGGACCCTGACGTGCTGCTGTCTGGCTTTTCCAACAAGCGTTTCTATGGCCAGTTCCAGACGTTCACCCTGCCGCTGCTGGCGCTTCCCTTATTGATCCCGGCACTCTCCCGCTCATTAAAGGGTGCCGTGTTTGTGTTGTTGTGCGTGTGGTGGATGATCGCAATTGGAGGCGGCACGCGTGGCACCTGGCTGGGCATGGGCGCGGCGGGCGTCGTGGTGTCGGTGCTGGGGCCGTGGGGCCGGCGCTGGCTGGGTTGGCAGCTGGCCGCAGTGCTGGGTGGCCTGTTGCTGTATTGGCTGTTGTTTACGGTGCTGGCGGATTACCTGGGGATCCAGATCCTCAATGACGCCCGTGATCGCCTCACCACGAGCCTGTCGGGGCGCGGTCCGATCTGGTGGCAGGCGTGGCATATGCTTGTCGAGCGACCGTGGCTGGGTTTCGGGCCTATGCATTTTGCCGATATCGCCAATGAAATTGCCGCACACCCGCACCAGGCCATCCTGCAATGGGCCAGTGAATGGGGTGTGCCCTCGGCGTTGTGCGTTGCGGTTCTGGCATGGCGAGGCGGGTGGGCCACCTTCGGCTTACTGCGTAAACGTGGGCAGTGCGCCGAGCGTGCCGACCTGATGCGGCTCTGCCTGTTTGCGGCGTTGGTCGGTGCGTTGGTGCAGTCGATGGTCGATGGCGTGATAGTGATGCCCAACTCTCAAGTCTGGTTGGCGCTGGTGGTCGGCTGGTTGATGGCATTGCATGTGTGGCGAGCCCCATTGGCCGCCGAGCTGCCGTTGGCCTGGCGGGCCTGGAAAATCTTGAGTGTGCTGGCCGTTGGTCTGCTGATCGTGATCGCCGCGCGCGATGTGCCTCACATCAAGCAAGCCCAGCAGCAGTACCTGGACAGCCATGGCGGCTGGCTGCAGCCACGCTTCTGGGCGCAGGGCGTCATTGCTCGCTGA
- a CDS encoding DUF6388 family protein, translating into MTTTEMTQEVRHQAALEKYLEESPQLREEIKDLSADDQRDQIQWAFEDEAESQGYQPWELTLKYTSTPEEFEAARLALHKEAAEVLGVEWEEYCEMNDLVV; encoded by the coding sequence ATGACCACGACTGAAATGACCCAGGAAGTTCGGCACCAAGCAGCCCTCGAAAAATACCTCGAGGAATCGCCGCAGCTTAGAGAAGAGATCAAGGACCTGAGCGCCGATGATCAGCGCGATCAGATTCAGTGGGCATTCGAGGACGAGGCCGAGAGCCAGGGCTACCAGCCCTGGGAGCTGACCCTCAAATACACCTCGACACCGGAAGAATTCGAAGCGGCACGGCTGGCCTTGCACAAAGAGGCGGCCGAGGTGCTGGGTGTCGAATGGGAAGAGTATTGCGAGATGAATGACTTGGTCGTTTAA
- the nadC gene encoding carboxylating nicotinate-nucleotide diphosphorylase produces the protein MPNLRLADLTAEIEANVRRALLEDIGSGDITAQLIPAERLATATIITRDAAVIAGTAWVDAVFRQLDPRVAVHWQVADGERVSPNQVLFHLEGPARSLLSGERCALNFLQLLSGVATRAQFLADFVASTQVKLLDTRKTLPGLRLAQKYAVTCGGCHNHRIGLYDAFLIKENHIAACGGIAEAITAAHKIAPGKPVEIEVESLEELRAALAAGADIIMLDELSLEDMREAVRLNGGKAKLEASGGINESTLLPIAETGVDYISIGAMTKDVKAVDLSMRLSI, from the coding sequence ATGCCGAATCTCCGTCTTGCCGACCTCACCGCCGAAATCGAAGCCAACGTGCGCCGCGCACTGCTGGAAGACATTGGCAGCGGCGACATCACTGCGCAGTTGATCCCGGCCGAGCGGCTGGCGACGGCCACGATCATTACCCGCGACGCGGCGGTTATCGCCGGTACAGCCTGGGTGGATGCGGTGTTTCGCCAGCTAGACCCGAGGGTTGCCGTGCATTGGCAGGTGGCCGATGGTGAGCGTGTCAGCCCCAACCAGGTACTGTTCCACCTCGAAGGCCCGGCACGTTCGCTGCTCAGCGGCGAACGCTGTGCACTGAACTTCCTGCAATTGCTCTCCGGGGTCGCCACCCGCGCCCAATTTTTGGCGGACTTTGTCGCCAGCACCCAGGTCAAGCTGCTGGATACCCGCAAGACCCTGCCGGGCCTGCGCCTGGCACAAAAGTACGCAGTCACCTGCGGCGGCTGCCACAACCACCGTATCGGTTTGTATGACGCGTTCCTGATCAAGGAAAACCATATCGCCGCCTGCGGTGGCATTGCCGAGGCGATCACCGCTGCCCACAAGATCGCGCCCGGCAAGCCGGTGGAAATCGAGGTGGAAAGCCTGGAGGAGCTGCGCGCAGCCCTGGCGGCAGGCGCCGACATCATCATGCTCGATGAGTTGAGCCTGGAGGATATGCGTGAAGCCGTGCGCCTCAACGGCGGCAAGGCCAAGCTGGAGGCCAGCGGCGGGATCAATGAAAGCACCCTGCTGCCCATTGCCGAGACGGGTGTGGATTACATCTCCATTGGCGCGATGACCAAGGATGTGAAGGCGGTAGACTTGTCGATGCGCCTTAGTATCTAA
- a CDS encoding DUF1631 domain-containing protein, with product MHNDGKVVPINKAHATPSPLARLPVVLLQVRDKAAQQLQQGLQDLFDNADDTLFEMADKARNNRDHHIFFEAMRDLRLKRKNFERVFMERLFEAFAGLGQAGRGELQLVPVVSYDAVPGSSRDNLEKAVALEAMLERVRHRDGLALGQLTARLSVLLGNRLDDRENPLGPALLCEFFLRAGRSLGVEIRVKLIMLKLFEKYVLSDADQLYGEANQLLVATGVLPELKAIPSRRPDGRADREHPQEDSSPAADQPADENGQEAFAALQPLLTGVRGSVAPTLEASAEPLPISTRDLLRLLSHLQQYVPEPEVEDDFDLRSQLGQLLTRVSVKSGKSRVVEEADEDVINLVALMFEFILNDRAVPDAFKALIGRLQIPMLKVALLDKSFFSRASHPARRLLNEIAAAALGNSPCEDYARDHLYLRIEQVVQRLLNEFVEDASIFSQLLAEFSAFTADERRRSDLLEQHTRDAEAGRVRTEAARQHVADVLNKRLLGKVLPRPVVQFLQQAWSQVLLLASLKHGEQSVQWQAGLRTMDELIWSVGLQQDTEAGRHLLEQLPGLLKALRDGLTSAAFDPFSTREFFVRLQALHVQAPGGVDELIEVREPFVLSALPDPVTDLPDNDPDLLKARQLKVGSWMVFQEDEARTLRCKLTAIMAPANTYVFISRTGLKVLEKSAGQLALAFKRGALHTLDDGPLFERALAAVVGKLRQLNHGK from the coding sequence ATGCACAATGACGGAAAGGTGGTGCCAATCAACAAGGCACACGCTACGCCATCGCCGCTCGCCCGACTGCCGGTGGTGTTGCTGCAGGTCCGCGACAAGGCGGCGCAACAGTTGCAACAAGGTCTTCAGGACCTGTTCGATAACGCCGACGACACATTGTTCGAGATGGCCGACAAGGCGCGCAATAACCGCGATCACCATATTTTCTTCGAAGCCATGCGCGACCTGCGCCTCAAGCGCAAGAATTTCGAACGCGTGTTCATGGAGCGTCTTTTCGAAGCCTTTGCCGGCCTGGGCCAGGCAGGGCGAGGAGAGTTGCAACTGGTACCGGTGGTCTCCTATGACGCGGTGCCGGGTTCCTCCAGGGATAATCTGGAAAAAGCCGTCGCGCTCGAGGCCATGCTGGAGCGGGTGCGGCACCGTGACGGTCTGGCGCTGGGGCAGCTCACGGCGCGTTTGAGCGTTTTGCTCGGCAACCGCCTGGATGATCGTGAGAACCCCCTAGGGCCTGCGCTGCTGTGTGAGTTTTTCTTGCGGGCGGGACGCAGCCTGGGCGTGGAGATCCGCGTCAAACTGATCATGCTCAAACTGTTTGAAAAATACGTGCTCAGCGATGCCGACCAACTCTACGGCGAAGCCAACCAGCTGTTGGTCGCAACGGGTGTATTACCTGAGCTCAAGGCCATACCGTCGCGCCGCCCTGATGGGCGTGCGGACCGTGAACATCCACAAGAAGACAGTTCGCCGGCCGCCGACCAGCCCGCCGACGAAAATGGCCAGGAAGCTTTCGCCGCGCTGCAGCCGTTGCTCACAGGGGTGCGTGGCAGCGTGGCGCCGACACTTGAGGCCAGCGCCGAGCCGCTGCCCATTTCCACCCGAGATCTGCTGCGCCTGCTCTCCCATTTGCAGCAGTACGTGCCGGAGCCGGAGGTAGAAGATGATTTCGACCTGCGTAGCCAGCTAGGACAGTTGCTGACCCGTGTCAGCGTCAAGAGTGGCAAGTCACGGGTGGTGGAAGAGGCGGACGAAGACGTGATCAATCTGGTCGCGCTGATGTTCGAGTTCATCCTCAACGACCGCGCCGTGCCTGATGCCTTCAAGGCCTTGATCGGTCGCTTGCAGATCCCGATGCTGAAAGTAGCGTTGCTGGACAAGAGCTTTTTCAGCCGTGCCAGCCACCCGGCGCGGCGCCTGCTCAATGAAATCGCAGCCGCAGCCTTGGGCAACAGCCCCTGTGAGGACTACGCGCGCGATCACCTCTACCTGCGCATCGAGCAGGTCGTGCAGCGCCTGCTCAACGAGTTTGTCGAAGATGCGTCGATTTTTTCCCAGTTGCTTGCCGAGTTCAGTGCCTTTACCGCCGATGAGCGCCGACGCAGTGACTTGCTTGAACAACACACCCGTGACGCCGAAGCCGGGCGCGTGCGCACCGAAGCCGCCCGCCAGCACGTGGCCGATGTTCTGAATAAACGGCTGTTGGGCAAGGTCCTGCCACGTCCGGTCGTGCAGTTCCTGCAGCAGGCGTGGAGCCAGGTGCTGTTGCTGGCCAGCCTCAAGCACGGCGAACAATCCGTACAGTGGCAAGCGGGGCTGCGCACCATGGACGAGTTGATCTGGAGCGTCGGCCTGCAGCAAGACACCGAAGCCGGGCGCCATTTGCTGGAGCAACTGCCGGGCTTGCTCAAGGCCCTGCGCGACGGCTTGACCAGCGCCGCGTTCGACCCCTTCAGTACGCGCGAATTCTTTGTGCGTCTGCAGGCCCTGCATGTCCAGGCACCGGGAGGCGTCGATGAGTTGATCGAAGTGCGTGAGCCGTTTGTGTTGAGTGCGTTACCCGACCCCGTCACCGACCTGCCGGACAACGACCCCGACCTGCTCAAGGCTCGCCAACTCAAGGTCGGCAGCTGGATGGTGTTCCAGGAAGACGAAGCCAGGACGCTGAGATGCAAGTTGACGGCGATCATGGCACCGGCCAACACCTATGTCTTCATCAGTCGCACGGGGCTCAAGGTGCTGGAGAAGAGCGCCGGCCAACTGGCCTTGGCATTCAAGCGTGGCGCGCTGCATACCCTGGATGATGGCCCTTTGTTCGAGCGCGCGCTGGCCGCCGTCGTGGGCAAGCTGCGTCAACTCAATCACGGCAAGTGA